From the genome of Nitrospinota bacterium:
ACACTGCGATCATCAATTATGCCCAGAGCATCGGATTCTCCATTCCTTCTAATATGGTCAAGCATGTCGTCAGCCAATTGGTTGAGAACGGTGAGGTGCATAGAGGCTGGCTTGGGGTTGGTATCGACCCGGTGACTGAGGAAGTTGCTAAAAGAACAAATGGGCAGGAGGGTGTGGGGGTCATTATTAATTCAGTGTTCGAGGGCGACCCTGCTCACAGGGCAGGGCTCAAAGTTGGCGATATTATTCTGAAAATCGGCGGATCTGATATTGACTCCCCAAACAAAATGATCCGGGTGATCGGGGCCATTACGCCTGGACAAACCATTAATCTGGATATTCTTCGGAATGGAAAGAAAAGAGTTGTTCCTGTTAAACTAGAGTCAAAAAATAATAAAAACAATGCTTTAGCTAACCTCTCCCCTTTAAGCCCATCTGGGTTGGGATTTAGTGTTGAAAATCAGGAAAAAGGAAAAAATATGATAAATGGGGTGTTGGTATCAGAGATTAACCCAAAAAGTACAGCAGCAACTAAGGGGTTACAATCTGGAGACCTTATTATGTCTGTGAATGGTGACAATATTGAAAATAAGTTTGAGTTTGACCAATTTGTAGAAAAAATTAAATCAGGAGACCCTATTTTTCTGTTAGTCTGGAGAAATGATGAAAAGTTTCATTTGGGGCTTGTAAGGTAAAAATAAATTTGATAGATTGACTGACCCAAAATGCATAGTTTTTGAATATTAAAGCATTTTGATTAAAAGAAGAATTCTTATAAACCTTTTGAAATAAGGGGTTATATTTTTCGACCTGCCATTTAAGGAGTGGAATGGGTCGGTGATAAAAGTTTAGAAAATCAACATTCATACTGTTTTATTTTAGCCATTTTTTGAAGTTCTACTTAGGAGGTAGCAATGTTTGGTGTCAAAAAGGGGTGGAAAAACTGGTATGCGTTGGCTGTTGTGTTCGTAACTCTGGGGCTTTGTGTCCCGGCTGGTGCGCTCACGACAGATCATTCGCATGGTGGTCACAATCTTGGTAACCCTGCGGTTGATCGGCCCGCATGGTTGGAGAAGCTTGAAAACCAGGTCGACCATGAAGAATTGATGGGCGGCATGGAAGGTAGACAGGACAAAATGGACCAGACCTTCATGAAGGTCATGGATCAGTTAAAGTCTAAGTTAAAAGAACATGCTAGCCCTGCCTCTTCAGGTGGTGGATTTCATGATTCATGGGCCGCTCATCAGTTGGGCCAAAGCTATCTTTTGGGACCAACGGAGGCTGCTGCAAAAGTATACAAAGGCGCCCATTGCCCCAGCACCGCACCTGTTAAACTTTATAATGTTTCTGCCATCAATGTAGAAATTACCCTTAACCAATGGGGTGATTACTATCCGGGATACATGTATGTTCTCGACGAGGACATTGACAGGGTCCGCGCTGAAGAAGAAAAGAATGCCGCGGCTCGTGAAGACGAGCTTGATCCGGGAGCTGTTACCAATGGATTGCAAGGCGATGCCATTCAACCATTTGTTATTCGTGCAAATCAGGGAGATTGTCTTCGGATTAAGTTTACAAATCAGCTAGAAGATGAAGACGCTGGTTTTCAGGTTAATGGTTCTGCAATGATAATTAGTTCTACTGGCCAGCCTGATACAGCGGCTACTCCAGGAGCGATTATTGCTTCTGAAGAGACACAAGAATACGAGTGGTACATACCGATTGATGAGCAGGAAGGTGGACACATGATCCAGAATCATGCGGGTCGTGATCCTTCATCGTTGGGATTGATCGGTACCATGATTGTTGAGCCGAAAGGTTCCCGCTATCTGGATCCCTGGACAGGTGGAGAGCTGAAAAGCGGCTGGATGGCAATGATTGTAAATGACGATGAACGTGATTTTAGAGAGTTTACATTGATGTATCACGAGGTTGGTGACGAATCTTTTCGACCTCTTAATCGTCACGGAGAAATGATTCCTCAGCGTGATCCTCAAACTGACGCTTACCGTCCTTCAGCTCGCGCATTAAATTTCCGTTCTGAGCCATTTGGTATAAACAATTTGGCACAGCAAGAAAAGAAGTTTCACTTTGAAGATGAGTCTCTAGCATATAGCTCGTATACTTTTGGAGATGCTCCAACCACGATCCCACGGTCATACTTAGGTGACCCAGCAAAGTTCAGATTGGTTCATGGTGGTGGTGAAGTATTTCATTCGCATCATCCGCATGGCGGGACTATTCGCTGGACTCGTTCACCACAAAGGGAAGTTCAACTTAAAAACCTGACTCAAGCAGCATATGATGGTCCAGTTAAATACCCGGTAGTTCGTACTACTAGCGACCGAGTTGATGTTGAAGTAATTGGACCCTCTGAGGTTGTTGATCTTGAGACTGAGTGTGGCTCAGGCTTATGTCAGCGTTTAGCTGGAGACTTCCTGTTCCATTGCCATGTCGCACATCACTACGTAGCCGGTATGTGGGGTTACTGGAGGGTTTATAACACCTTGCAGACAGGCAACTATCCTTTTGAAAGTACCGATGTCATGCGTCCTTTGAAAGAGCTTCCCGATCGTGTGGGAAGAATTCCCAAAGGTCAGACTTCAGACCAACTGGTTGGTAGAACCATGGACTGGTTTGGCAAGAAGTTTAAAATTGTAGGTTCTGGAAAAAGTGATTGGAGTAAAGCTACACCAGTCGTTAATGTCAAAGACTGGGTCAAGTATATGCTTCCCCCGCAAGGACAACCCGGTCACTACGATGATCCAATTAAACAGATCAAAGCCTATGATGGCTCTGTTTTAGATTATGGTTGGAAAGGCAACCAGGCGCTTTCTGAGCGTGAGTCTGTTATTAAATGGCCAAAATTTACAACACCTCACCCAGGTAAACGGCATCCGCTTCAGTTTGACCAGCATGGAAAACTGGCTTGGCCACATTTGACTCCACATTTTGGTAAGCGTGTTCCTTTCGCGCGTAACCATGGTGGAGCACCTTGGTTGGAGCCTTTCCACATGCAGACTGACCATGGAGTTATCACTGCGACAGAGTCTGGTAGTGCGCGCAGTGGTCCAGATATGGAGAACACAGGTGGTGCCAAACCTGGTGAACATGGCCGTTGGAGTCTTTGCCCTCCAGGGGCTGGACGTAAACAGTACAATCTGCATTTCATCAACACACCAATCGAGCTCTCCGGAGCCGTTGGAGACACTCCACCGCTCATTGATAAGTATGGTTTGATCTATGTTATTGATGAGGAAATGGCGGCTGTGAAAGCAGATCCTAAGAAAGCCATTCCGTTGGTTATTCGTGCCAACGTTTATGACTGCGTGGATGTTTTACTTTCAAGTGAATGGGATGATGATGATTTCACCAACTTCCAGATGTCAAAAATCAACATCCATCCGCATTTCTTTCAGTTCGACAACCAGTCCTCAGACGGCGTAATTACAGGTTTTTCTTACGACCAGTCAATGAGGTCTTACACGCAGTTCACTAAGAAGATGAAAGACGGGCATCATGTGAGCATGCCGATCCCGATGAACGCCAAAGTGCTTAAGGCTACAAAACCGGGTGACGACACAGTAGAGATCCAGATGGCGGAACATGCAACTCCTTACCATGTTGGAGCCGATATCATTGTTGGTATTGAGGTGCCAAATGGTAAAGACGCTCGCTGGATCAAGAGCATTACGCCCGACCCAAATAAAGAGCCGGCTCATGATGGCAAATACACCATCAAGTTTACTGAAGGCATGACGCACGCACACGCGGCAGGACAAATTGTTACTACCGAATACGTTCGTTATCGCTGGTGGGTAGACGCTGATGTTGGGTTGGTATTCTGGCATGACCATGCGTTCGGTGCGACCACCTGGCCGCACGGCGGAATTGGATCTACCATCGTTGAGCCCTGGGGTTCCACGTACCATGATCCAAAAACCGGTGAGCTGATCCGGAGTGGTCCCGTTGCCGACATTCATGGAACCGAGCCTTTCGCATATGCACGAAATGGCAGTTTCCGCGAATTGGTAGCTCAGGTTCACGATACGGTGCCGCATACAGCGCAGTTGGTCACCGAAGGAAACCCACCCGGACTGACGCGTGAGAACGCGATTGCCGCAGGGCAATCGGTTTCTTTCCAGATGCCTTCCGATATGCTGGAAGTGGCTTTCCCTTATCTCAATGGGGGTACACACACTACTGGTGGTGGTTTTAACTTTCGTGCAGCTTCCTTGGCTGCAAGACTAAAAAACAACAAGGATGGATCTCAACTATTTAGCAGCAAGGTGCATGGTGATCCTTCAACACCTATGTTGAGAGCCTATGTGGGTGACAATGTGGTATTTCGTCTCCTGCACGGTATGATGAATGAAACTCATACCTTTGTTGTGTCTGGACATGGGTATCGTCCTGAGCGTTATGATCGGGATTCACGTGTTACCAACACGATCCATATTGGTATCGCTGAACGCTATGACTTGGCAACCACTGCGGGTGGCTATCAAGGTATGGCAGGAGACTACATCTATTATGATGGTAGAACCTCCAAACTCTCAGAAGGTGAGTGGGGCATTATCCGAGTGCATGACAAAGCCCAGAAGGACCTTAAGGTACTTCCTGGTAATGAGGAATTCACTAAGAAAGTGCGAAAGACTCTTTGCCCGAAAGGTGCACCGGTTAAGAGCTTTAGTGTTGTAGCGATTGATAAAGCACTGAAGTTTAACCCAAACACTGAAGATGAGATCGAAGTAGACTTTGAACGTAAACTTCTTCTTGCCAACGCAAAAGGTAAAATCTTTGCGTTAGAGGGTGAAGTGAAGCAGGCTGCTGATGATGGACATATGCCTCATCCTTTGACCCTGCGTGCCAACATCGGCGATTGTGTCAAGATTAAACTGACCAACCGTCTGAAAGAAGGCAACGCTTCAATACATGCTAACAACATCGCGTTCGATCCTCTGGATTCCCAGGGCATCAACGTCGGTAACAACCCTGGCGACCAGACGGTTGCACCGGGTAAATCGAAAACCTACACGTTCTATGCACATCCTGATTACAACATCAACGGTG
Proteins encoded in this window:
- a CDS encoding PDZ domain-containing protein, with protein sequence MKILLFFIAIFFAVPFSGETGILEQVEKELVELADKVRPAVVSLSPYVAKDAIREGLPNKGRPANAGAGVVYNAQKGLVVTNSHVVRNVNKIKVTFKDGREIIGDVLGADEDTDLAVVHVSTDIPLAEVDFGDSSKVRIGQLVVAVGNPYGLNDTTTFGIISGLKRENVNLSRYEDFIQTDASINPGNSGGPLLNIKGEVIGINTAIINYAQSIGFSIPSNMVKHVVSQLVENGEVHRGWLGVGIDPVTEEVAKRTNGQEGVGVIINSVFEGDPAHRAGLKVGDIILKIGGSDIDSPNKMIRVIGAITPGQTINLDILRNGKKRVVPVKLESKNNKNNALANLSPLSPSGLGFSVENQEKGKNMINGVLVSEINPKSTAATKGLQSGDLIMSVNGDNIENKFEFDQFVEKIKSGDPIFLLVWRNDEKFHLGLVR